In Nitrosococcus oceani ATCC 19707, the following proteins share a genomic window:
- a CDS encoding AAA family ATPase, giving the protein MQIEALEIENYCLFRNAKLSKLPPLTIVGGDNGSGKSMLFDVLSFLKEVLSQNVLQAVARYGRWVSRAGELW; this is encoded by the coding sequence ATGCAGATCGAAGCACTAGAGATTGAAAACTACTGCTTGTTCCGTAATGCTAAACTTTCGAAACTGCCTCCCCTTACAATCGTTGGCGGCGACAACGGTTCGGGCAAGTCAATGCTATTCGATGTCCTCAGCTTCCTGAAGGAAGTCCTTAGCCAGAATGTGCTCCAGGCGGTTGCTCGATATGGTAGATGGGTTTCGAGAGCTGGGGAGCTATGGTAA
- the yidD gene encoding membrane protein insertion efficiency factor YidD, translating to MKNILLSLIIFYRYALSPFMGNHCRYYPSCSVYTQEAIQRYGGFRGGWLGLRRLLRCHPFCPGGIDQVPEIAKWRSKS from the coding sequence ATGAAAAATATTCTGCTGTCTCTAATCATATTTTACCGCTATGCCCTTAGCCCCTTCATGGGCAATCATTGTCGCTATTATCCTTCCTGCTCAGTATATACTCAGGAGGCTATCCAGCGTTATGGCGGATTTCGGGGTGGTTGGTTAGGATTGAGGCGCCTTTTACGCTGCCATCCCTTTTGCCCTGGCGGTATTGATCAAGTGCCTGAGATAGCCAAATGGCGATCTAAGTCCTGA
- a CDS encoding M23 family metallopeptidase has product MIHGLMGLLGFGWLFLSSAWRAEPALEFKGILQQGSLVIGQTEPGTQIFLDGRQVRVSKDGKFLIGFGRDAKPESILKLVTPDGTYETRELKVAQRQYQIQRIEGLPSRKVTPRTEDLARIRQEAALVRKARELDDSRTGFLSGFIWPVQGTISGVYGSQRILNGQPRRPHYGIDIAAPIGTPVRAPADGLVTLVHSGMFFSGGTLILDHGYGLSSAFLHLHRILVKEGQQITQGEVIAEVGATGRVTGAHLDWRINLFQTRLDPQLLVAPMPTGATQ; this is encoded by the coding sequence ATGATACATGGGTTGATGGGATTGTTAGGGTTTGGGTGGCTATTCCTTAGCTCAGCATGGAGGGCAGAACCAGCGCTGGAGTTCAAGGGAATTTTGCAACAAGGGAGTTTGGTCATTGGGCAAACGGAACCAGGAACACAAATATTCCTGGATGGGCGCCAGGTGCGAGTCTCCAAAGACGGGAAGTTTTTAATCGGTTTTGGCCGCGATGCCAAGCCCGAGTCGATTCTTAAGCTCGTTACCCCCGATGGCACTTATGAAACCCGAGAACTTAAGGTTGCCCAGCGCCAATATCAAATCCAGCGCATTGAAGGGTTACCCTCCCGAAAAGTAACTCCTCGCACCGAGGATTTGGCGCGTATTCGCCAAGAGGCTGCTCTGGTCAGGAAGGCGCGGGAGCTCGATGATTCGCGCACCGGTTTTCTCAGTGGATTTATCTGGCCCGTGCAAGGTACCATTTCGGGCGTTTATGGGAGTCAGCGAATATTAAATGGACAGCCTCGGCGACCCCATTATGGAATTGATATCGCGGCGCCTATCGGAACGCCCGTGCGAGCCCCAGCGGATGGGTTGGTTACCCTGGTCCATTCTGGTATGTTTTTTTCGGGAGGAACCCTTATTCTCGATCATGGATATGGGCTTTCATCCGCATTTTTGCATTTGCATCGAATCCTGGTAAAAGAAGGCCAACAAATAACCCAAGGAGAAGTCATTGCCGAAGTTGGGGCTACGGGTCGGGTTACCGGCGCTCATCTGGATTGGCGGATCAATCTTTTTCAAACCCGGCTTGATCCTCAGCTCTTAGTTGCGCCGATGCCGACTGGGGCTACGCAGTAA